From the genome of Xiphophorus hellerii strain 12219 chromosome 11, Xiphophorus_hellerii-4.1, whole genome shotgun sequence, one region includes:
- the LOC116728064 gene encoding protein FAM122A has protein sequence MERMEVDQCAGAGGGALRRSNSAPMITNVSDGMTVFSPVSSARYRRSSVSINPSQVVPLSPFSLSGDRLDHKRPEENMETMLRGNVHRLSASSLVPAPPGSLWEDHTSTWFPSQDSGVTPNSSPSPTRRFRPAGAIRPAGAVRWPLLTPLKRKGGVDSDGPPKKLFVAGVTDPAHRGSSYTVSVSQATVDAPPVGGVGPQPRPLTLSPPPTFSPHQHP, from the exons ATGGAACGGATGGAAGTGGACCAATGCGCAGGCGCAGGAGGCGGGGCACTACGTAGATCAAACAGCGCCCCCATGATTACCAACGTCAG TGACGGGATGACCGTCTTCAGCCCCGTGTCCTCGGCTCGGTACCGGCGCAGCAGTGTGTCCATCAACCCCTCGCAG GTCGTCCCCTTGTCTCCGTTCTCCCTGAGTGGGGACAGACTGGACCACAAGAGGCCG GAGGAGAACATGGAGACCATGCTCCGAGGGAACGTCCACAGACTCAG TGCTTCCAGTCTTGTTCCAGCGCCTCCAGGCAGCCTGTGGGAGGACCACACCTCCACG TGGTTTCCGTCTCAGGACAGCGGCGTCACACCCAACTCGTCGCCCAGCCCGACCCGGAGATTCag ACCCGCCGGCGCCATCAGACCCGCCGGCGCTGTAAGATGGCCGCTGCTGACGCCCCTGAAGAGGAAAG GTGGTGTTGATTCGGACGGGCCACCGAAGAAGCTGTTTGTTGCCGGGGTAACAGACCCTGCCCACCGTGGCAGCAGCTACACAGTCAG CGTCTCCCAGGCAACGGTGGACGCTCCGCCTGTAGGGGGTGTCGGCCCCCAGCCCCGCCCACTGACCCTGTCCCCACCCCCTACCTTCTCCCCTCACCAGCACCCCTAG